The Cottoperca gobio unplaced genomic scaffold, fCotGob3.1 fCotGob3_237arrow_ctg1, whole genome shotgun sequence genome has a window encoding:
- the LOC115004995 gene encoding ATP-sensitive inward rectifier potassium channel 1-like, protein MVSLSSYRMFQVLQGHIQPAGHRSCKTRLVTKDGRCNIEFGNIEYSNHFAYLLDFWTTFVEIRWRFVLLLFVASFTGSWFVFSLLWYWIAQSNGDLTGQNRTDGHVQCIDNVNGLTTAFLYSLETQTTIGYGGRALTGHCTGTVALIIIQSLIGVFINCFMCGVILAKISLPKRRAKTVTFSDTAVICLKKGSLCLLIRVANLRKTLLIGSQIYGKLLRTTTTSDGDTIILDQVDIDFMVDAGKDNLFFVCPMTLYHVINTSSPFYELSADSLPHQDFELVVFLDGTAESTSSSCQVRTSYIPQEMKWGFSFLPIISRTKTGKYHVDFSNFSKSVRVTTPHCVHCFETDADQRNHNSHNRENHNNQQKLGIDNLGFQVIDIHDSVDITKM, encoded by the exons ATGGTCTCACTTAGCAG CTACAGGATGTTCCAGGTGCTCCAGGGTCACATCCAGCCGGCTGGACACCGAAGCTGCAAAACTCGCCTGGTCACCAAAGACGGGCGCTGCAACATCGAGTTCGGCAACATCGAATACAGCAACCACTTTGCGTACCTGTTGGACTTCTGGACCACGTTTGTGGAGATCCGCTGGCGCTTTGTTCTCCTGCTGTTTGTGGCTTCGTTCACCGGCAGCTGGTTCGTTTTCAGCCTGCTGTGGTACTGGATCGCGCAGAGCAACGGGGATCTGACAGGGCAGAACCGCACAGACGGACACGTGCAGTGTATTGACAATGTTAACGGCCTCACGACGGCGTTCCTCTACTCCCTGGAGACCCAGACCACCATCGGGTACGGTGGCAGGGCGCTAACTGGACACTGCACCGGCACCGTGGctctaattataatccaatctCTAATCGGCGTCTTTATCAATTGCTTCATGTGTGGCGTCATCTTGGCCAAGATCTCCTTACCCAAACGACGGGCAAAGACCGTCACCTTCAGCGACACAGCCGTCATCTGTTTGAAGAAAGGAAGTCTGTGTCTCCTGATCCGCGTAGCAAACCTTCGAAAGACGTTATTAATCGGCAGCCAGATCTACGGAAAGCTGCTCCGGACAACGACCACGTCAGATGGCGATACCATCATTCTGGACCAGGTGGATATCGACTTTATGGTCGACGCCGGCAAGGATAACTTGTTCTTTGTGTGCCCTATGACCCTCTACCACGTGATCAACACATCGAGCCCGTTCTACGAGCTGTCGGCTGACTCTCTCCCCCACCAGGACTTTGAGCTGGTGGTCTTTTTGGACGGCACGGCCGAGTCCACCAGCTCCTCCTGTCAGGTCCGAACCTCCTACATCCCTCAGGAGATGAAGTGGGGGTTCAGCTTCCTGCCCATCATCTCCCGCACAAAGACGGGAAAGTACCATGTGGATTTCTCAAACTTTTCCAAAAGCGTGCGGGTCACAACGCCGCACTGCGTCCACTGCTTCGAGACAGACGCAGACCAGAGAAACCACAACAGCCACAACAGAGAAAATCACAACAACCAGCAGAAGTTGGGGATCGACAACTTGGGGTTTCAGGTGATCGACATTCACGACTCTGTGGACATCACCAAAATGTGA